The Tenrec ecaudatus isolate mTenEca1 chromosome 6, mTenEca1.hap1, whole genome shotgun sequence genome has a window encoding:
- the LOC142451647 gene encoding C-type lectin domain family 4 member C-like, producing the protein MTKSGKGWVCCPENWFASNTSCYWVSSGSNTWTKSQKTCSEMGAHLLVVNTKEEQNFIIPNLQRSSAYYVGLSDPEGKQQWQWVDGSPYNKSATFWHPGEPSNQDEQCVMINSRGGSWGWNDARCDSPQRSICEMKKISF; encoded by the exons GGAAAGGCTGGGTCTGCTGCCCAGAGAACTGGTTTGCATCTAATACCAGCTGCTATTGGGTCTCTTCTGGATCGAACACTTGGACTAAGAGCCAGAAGACCTGCTCAGAGATGGGAGCTCACCTGCTGGTGGTCAACACCAAGGAGGAGCAG AATTTCATCATCCCAAACCTGCAAAGATCATCTGCTTACTATGTGGGGCTGTCAGACCCAGAAGGGAAGCAGCAGTGGCAATGGGTAGATGGCTCACCGTACAATAAGAGCGCCAC ATTCTGGCATCCTGGTGAACCCAGTAACCAAGATGAGCAGTGTGTTATGATAAATTCTCGTGGAGGAAGCTGGGGCTGGAATGATGCTCGATGTGATAGCCCTCAAAGATCAATTTGTGAAATGAAGAAGATCTCCTTCTGA